GTGGCCGCGGCGGAGCCGGTCTGCTGCGTCGCGGCGAACGCCGGGGCGACCGCGACGGTGCCGAACATGCCGCACGCGACGGTGAGGACGACCGGTGCCAGGAAGCGGCGCTTGCGGGCGGTGGCGCTCGCCTTCGTCTTCTCGGCGGCGAGGGCGGCCTGCGCGGCACGACGACCTCCGGGGAGCGGCGCGTCGCGGACCGGGGTCACCTTGCGGACGGTGGAGGTGGTCGCGGGGGCCTGGCGTGCTGCCCGCCGGGTGAGCGGGGCGGCTGCCGTGGGGATGGCGTTCGCGGTGTTCGTCGGGTTCGCGGGGGTCTGGCCGTCCGCGGCGGAACCGGTCTGCGTCAAGGGTGGTGTCTCCGGCGTCTCGTCACCACGGCCGGGCGGGTGTTCCCGGTCGTGCAACCCCATCCGTTCGTCATCGTTTCCGATCGAGGCAGGAGACGGGCGCGAGACGTCCTGCCACGGGTCCTGGGCCTCGTGGGCGACCCGGGACTCGACGAGTGTACGTGGGCGTCGTTACCGTGTCGAGATGAAACGGTGGTTCGGTAACGGAACGATGACGAATCCCTGATCAGGGGCCCGTCACCTGCATGACCTTGTGCGGTTTCTCAGGCTCAGGGGTGCTCGTTGCGAACCGCGCCAGGGTCAGGCGTGCTCGATGTAGACGTGCTGGGCGACCTCGGCCGGGAGCTCGATGCCCGACTCCTCGCCCTCGACCCGGACGGCCACGTAGGCCCCCGCACGCTGCACGCTCGCGACCCGACCCGGCATCACGCCGGCGGTCCGCAGCTGGTGCAGGAGCTCGGGTTCGAACTGCACGGGCTCGCCCAGACGGCGGACGACCCCGGTCGCCACGGCGTCGGTGCCCTCGGTCGCGGCGACGATGTTCCGCACACCGTCGAGGAAGCCCGGCGCCGTCGGCCCGCCGATCTCGGCCAGCCCGGGGATCGGGTTGCCGTACGGCGACTCGGTCGGGTTGCCGAGCATCTCGAGCAGGCGGACCTCGACCTGCTCGCTCATCACGTGCTCCCAGCGGCAGGCCTCGTCGTGCACGAACGCCCAGTCGAGCCCGATCACGTCGGACAGCAGGCGTTCGGCGAGCCGGTGCTTCCGCATCACGTGGGTCGCACGGGAGCGGCCCTCGGTCGTGAGCTCGAGGTGCCGGTCGCCGGAGACGACGACGAGTCCGTCGCGCTCCATCCGGGCGACGGTCTGCGAGACCGTCGGACCCGAGTGACCGAGGCGCTCGGAGATGCGCGCTCGCAGCGGGACGATCCCCTCTTCTTCGAGGTCGAGGATCGTCCGGAGGTACATCTCCGTGGTGTCGACGAGATCGGTCACGGTCCGCCTCTCAGGTCCGGTTCCAGCGCGCCCCACCCTACTTGTTCACGGTGACAGCGACGGACCGACATCCGTCAGGGGACAGACCGTCCCGAGGGATCGTCACGCGCGTCCGGGTCCCGTCCGGCACGCGGCGACGGGCCTGGAGGCATGCCCCACGCCCGCCCCGTCCGGCCGGTGCAGGGTCGGCTGGGCTGGGATACCGCTCGCTAGGATCGCTCCATGGCAGACATCGTCATCCCCGCCGACCTCCTCCCGACCGACGGCCGCTTCGGCTGCGGACCGTCCAAGATCCGCGGCGCGCAGCTCGAGTCCCTCGTGACGCGCGGGGCGACGATCCTCGGCACGTCCCACCGGCAGAAGCCCGTCAAGGACCTCGTCGGCAGCGTCCGGCGCGGCCTCGCCGACCTGTTCCAGCTCCCCGACGGATACGAGGTCGTCCTCGGCAACGGCGGCTCGACCGCGTTCTGGGACGCCGCCGCGTTCGGGCTCGTCGAGCGCCGGGCCGAGAACCTGTCCTTCGGCGAGTTCGGCTCGAAGTTCGCCAAGGCCACCGCAACCCCGTGGCTCGAGGCCCCGCACGTGGTCGAGGCCCCCGGCGGCTCCCTCGCCGCACTCGAGCCGGTCGAGGGCGTCGACCTCTACGCCTACCCGCACAACGAGACGTCCACGGGCGTGATGGCCCCCGTCGTCCGCGCGGCCGGCGACCCCGGTGCCCTGACCGTCGTCGACGCCACGAGCGCCGCCGGCGGTGCGGCCTTCGACGTCAGCGCGACCGACGTCTACTACTTCGCGCCGCAGAAGAACTTCGCCTCGGACGGCGGCCTGTGGCTCGCACTGTTCTCCCCCGCGGCGCTCGAGCGCGTGGAGCGGGTCGCCGCGAGCGACCGCTACGTGCCGGAGTTCCTGTCGCTCAAGAACGCTGTCGACAACTCCCGGCTCGACCAGACGCTGAACACCCCGGCCCTCGCGACCCTGCTCATGCTCGACGACCAGGTGTCCTGGATCAACCAGTCCGGCGGGCTCGCGTGGGCGGACACCCGCACGAAGACGTCGTCCGCGACGATCTACGACTGGGCGGAGTCGGTCGACTACGCGACGCCGTTCGTCACCGACCCCGGGCACCGGTCGCAGGTCGTGGCGACGATCGACCTCGACGACGCGATCGACGCCAAGGCCGTGGCGGCGACGCTCCGCGCGAACGGCATCGTCGACACTGAGCCGTACCGGAAGCTCGGGCGCAACCAGCTCCGCGTCGCGACCTTCACGGCGATCGACCCGGACGACGTCGCCCAGCTCGTCCGCTCGATCGACTTCGTGGTGCAGGCCCTGCGCGGCTGACCCCCGCGGCGGCCGGGCGCGCGAGCTGGCTCGGGTCCCGAGACGCGACGAGGGCGGTTCCTCGCAGCGGAACGTCGCTGCGGGAAACCGCCCTCGTTGCGTCTTGCGAAGGCCGGGCCCGGAGGCCGGAGACCGACGTCAGGCGTGCCGGTCCGGGTCGACCTCGGTCGGGTCGAGCCGGTCGAGCTCCAGGTCGTCGTCCGGGTCCACGGGGCGGACCCGCGCGGCACGACGTCGGGCGCCACGGGAGCGCAGCGGAGCGGGCTCCTCGTCCTCGTCGTCTTCGTCCGCCGCGTCGACGTCGACCCCGTCGAGCTCGTCGTCGTCGGACTCCTCGAGGTCGTCCTCGTCCTCGTCGCCGAACGCGTCGTCGTCGTCGGACTCGTCGTCGTCCGCCTCGTCGTCGTCCGGGTCCTCGTAGTCCGCGTCCTCGTCGTCGTCGTCCTCGTCGGACTCGTCGTCGTCCTCGTCCGACTCCGCCTCCGCGTCGTCGTGCCCCGCCCGGTACTCGGCGAGGCGCTCGGACCACGGCACCCACTCCGGCGCGAGCAGCGAGCCGTCACCCGGCAGGAGTTCGACCTCGAGCACGGTCGGCTCGTCACCCTCGACCTGCGCGACCGAGACGGTCCAGCGCCAGCCGGGGTACCCGGGCATCCGGTTCGAGAACTGGACCGAGACGACCCCGTCGCCCTCGTCGACCGTGCCGACCGGCTGCCCCACCGTGGACTCCGGCGTGACCTCGAGCAGCGCCTTCCGCGCGAGCTCCGTGACGTCCACCATCAGGCGTCCAGCTGGTCTGCGACGTGGCGCAGGATCGCGGCGATGCGCTCGCCGTTCTTCGGGTAGCGACCGTGCCGGAAGTCGCCGCTGATGCGGTCGAGCTCCTTCACGAGGTCCTCGACGATGACGGCCATGTCGTCGGCCGATCGGCGGGACATCTTCGC
The Curtobacterium citreum genome window above contains:
- a CDS encoding metal-dependent transcriptional regulator → MTDLVDTTEMYLRTILDLEEEGIVPLRARISERLGHSGPTVSQTVARMERDGLVVVSGDRHLELTTEGRSRATHVMRKHRLAERLLSDVIGLDWAFVHDEACRWEHVMSEQVEVRLLEMLGNPTESPYGNPIPGLAEIGGPTAPGFLDGVRNIVAATEGTDAVATGVVRRLGEPVQFEPELLHQLRTAGVMPGRVASVQRAGAYVAVRVEGEESGIELPAEVAQHVYIEHA
- a CDS encoding DUF3027 domain-containing protein, translated to MVDVTELARKALLEVTPESTVGQPVGTVDEGDGVVSVQFSNRMPGYPGWRWTVSVAQVEGDEPTVLEVELLPGDGSLLAPEWVPWSERLAEYRAGHDDAEAESDEDDDESDEDDDDEDADYEDPDDDEADDDESDDDDAFGDEDEDDLEESDDDELDGVDVDAADEDDEDEEPAPLRSRGARRRAARVRPVDPDDDLELDRLDPTEVDPDRHA
- the serC gene encoding phosphoserine transaminase codes for the protein MADIVIPADLLPTDGRFGCGPSKIRGAQLESLVTRGATILGTSHRQKPVKDLVGSVRRGLADLFQLPDGYEVVLGNGGSTAFWDAAAFGLVERRAENLSFGEFGSKFAKATATPWLEAPHVVEAPGGSLAALEPVEGVDLYAYPHNETSTGVMAPVVRAAGDPGALTVVDATSAAGGAAFDVSATDVYYFAPQKNFASDGGLWLALFSPAALERVERVAASDRYVPEFLSLKNAVDNSRLDQTLNTPALATLLMLDDQVSWINQSGGLAWADTRTKTSSATIYDWAESVDYATPFVTDPGHRSQVVATIDLDDAIDAKAVAATLRANGIVDTEPYRKLGRNQLRVATFTAIDPDDVAQLVRSIDFVVQALRG